The Papaver somniferum cultivar HN1 chromosome 3, ASM357369v1, whole genome shotgun sequence genome includes a region encoding these proteins:
- the LOC113358798 gene encoding auxin response factor 19-like: MKTASHGSGSAVSSATANNNTTEVGGEKKKKINSELWHACAGPLVTLPPVGSLVVYFPQGHSEQVAASMQKDADAHIPNYPNLPSKLICLLLNVTLHADAETDEVYAQMTLQPVSNYDKEALLASDLALKSNKPQPDFFCKTLTASDTSTHGGFSVPRRAAEKIFPALDFNMQPPAQELIARDLHDNAWTFRHIYRGQPKRHLLTTGWSLFVSGKRLFAGDSVLFIRDEKQQLLLGIRRANKQPTNISSSVLSSDSMHIGILAAAAHAAANNSPFTVFYNPRASPSEFVVPLAKYYKAVYSNQVSLGMRFRMMFETEESGTRRYMGTITGISDLDPVRWKNSQWRNLQVGWDESTAGERRNRVSLWDIEPVAAPFFICPPPFFRSKRPKQPGMPDDESDLENLFRRTMPWMGDDLCMKDPMAQDGVIPGFSLAQLMNMQQNPSLGGSSMQPDYMRSLTTPVVQNMTAADLSRQLGFPGSQVLQQNLQFNGHRQSQQPQNLDQLKMPSPLNQMGSMMRPQQSLNELSQQQRQDFVNQTISSNQVQAQLLQPQFQVQQQQHQQQQMLSHGQSNQAHTNNLVQNQQQQQQQQQHQQSQQQQHQQLQQQQQLLLQQQQQQLQQQQQQQQQMQQQQLLQQQQHQQQLKQQPQSPPSVQLPHQVSQQLQMSEHQIQLQLLQKLQQQQQTLLSQQSTQQLSQPTQLDEQQRQQSDLPQSLSNTNSISHRQMVQQQMLKNNNIQQGIRFSHLPQQHQVQQNLQRQSSSTLAELPGLVLPTDPTTNLLQATHSDLLVPPGCGVQSGVTEDLPSCSTSPSTNCSNVAAQPITSIRSHHSSTPIAEEVAQSSATLLSPGTLEAMSTNPTSIKEQPQQKADIKPTLPLPKSQNQGIVGSQTYLNPLSQLDYLEASSSATSVCLSQNDGSLQPNFPLSPFNPQSLLFRDSSQDVDDHVDPRNNVLFGVNIDGPLGIPMTPDTFLVKDMDPVKDFQNNLCSENMLTNYGNTKDIQQEPSSSIVSQSFGVPDMAFNSMDSTITDSGFLSKGQWGAPAPQLPRLRTFTKVYKRGAVGRSIDIARYSGYEELKQDLARRFGIEGQLEDRQRIGWKLVYVDHENDVLLVGDDPWEEFVICVRCIKILSPQEVQQMSLDGDLGNSMLSNQACSSSDGGNPWKTTGQYDQNSGNPSAGSYDH; encoded by the exons ATGAAGACAGCTTCACACGGTAGTGGTAGTGCTGTTTCATCAGCTACTGCTAATAATAATACCACTGAAG TTGgaggagagaaaaagaagaagatcaaTTCAGAGCTATGGCATGCTTGTGCAGGTCCTCTAGTCACTCTACCTCCTGTTGGTAGCCTTGTTGTTTACTTCCCTCAAGGCCACAGTGAACAG GTTGCAGCATCAATGCAAAAGGATGCTGATGCTCACATCCCTAACTACCCGAATTTGCCCTCAAAGCTAATATGCCTTCTTCTGAATGTCACATTACAT GCTGATGCAGAAACTGATGAGGTATATGCTCAAATGACACTTCAGCCAGTATCTAAT TATGACAAGGAAGCATTACTGGCATCAGATCTTGCTCTAAAATCTAATAAACCACAACCAGACTTTTTTTGCAAAACATTGACTGCAAGTGACACAAGCACTCATGGAGGTTTCTCTGTACCCCGTCGTGCAGCAGAAAAGATATTTCCTGCTCTC GATTTCAATATGCAACCACCTGCCCAAGAACTCATTGCCAGAGATTTGCATGATAATGCATGGACTTTCCGCCATATCTACCGAG GTCAGCCAAAACGCCATTTGCTTACAACGGGATGGAGCCTTTTTGTTAGTGGGAAGAGGCTGTTTGCTGGTGACTCTGTCTTGTTTATCAG AGACGAAAAACAGCAGCTTCTTTTAGGTATTAGACGAGCTAACAAGCAACCCACCAACATATCATCGTCGGTGTTGTCTAGTGATAGTATGCACATTGGCATTCTAGCAGCAGCGGCGCACGCAGCTGCAAACAATAGCCCCTTCACTGTGTTCTATAACCCAAG GGCTAGTCCATCAGAATTTGTGGTTCCTTTAGCAAAGTACTACAAGGCTGTCTACAGTAACCAAGTATCCCTTGGCATGCGTTTCCGGATGATGTTTGAAACTGAAGAATCCGGGACTAGAAG GTATATGGGTACAATTACAGGCATCAGTGATCTAGATCCTGTCAGGTGGAAAAACTCACAATGGCGTAATCTACAG GTTGGATGGGATGAGTCTACAGCTGGAGAAAGGCGAAATCGTGTTTCTCTATGGGACATTGAACCTGTTGCAGCTCCATTTTTCATCTGCCCACCACCATTCTTCAGATCAAAGCGACCCAAGCAACCAGGAATGCCAG ATGATGAGTCAGATCTGGAGAATCTTTTCAGAAGAACGATGCCGTGGATGGGTGATGATTTATGCATGAAGGACCCTATGGCCCAAGATGGTGTAATCCCTGGGTTTAGCTTAGCACAATTGATGAACATGCAGCAAAATCCCTCTCTTGGTGGTTCGTCAATGCAACCTGACTATATGCGCTCCCTAACGACCCCTGTAGTTCAAAATATGACTGCTGCTGATCTTTCTCGTCAGTTGGGCTTCCCAGGGTCACAGGTCTTGCAGCAAAACTTGCAATTTAATGGACATAGACAATCTCAGCAACCACAAAACCTTGATCAGCTTAAGATGCCAAGTCCATTGAACCAAATGGGATCAATGATGAGGCCACAACAGTCGCTCAATGAGCTTAGTCAGCAGCAAAGGCAGGATTTTGTTAACCAAACAATTTCTTCAAATCAAGTGCAGGCTCAACTATTACAACCTCAGTTCCAGGTccaacagcagcagcatcagcaACAACAAATGCTGAGCCACGGCCAGAGCAACCAAGCTCACACCAATAACCTAGTCCagaaccagcagcagcaacaacaacaacaacagcatcaacaatctcagcagcagcagcatcaacaactacaacaacaacaacagctgctgctgcagcaacaacaacagcagctgcagcagcagcaacaacaacaacaacagatgcagcaacaacagctgctgcagcagcagcagcatcaacaaCAACTTAAACAACAACCGCAGAGTCCCCCATCAGTTCAGCTCCCTCACCAAGTAAGCCAACAGTTACAGATGTCAGAACATCAAATTCAATTGCAACTATTGCAAAAGCTTCAGCAACAACAGCAAACACTTCTGTCTCAGCAGTCTACCCAACAACTTTCTCAACCAACCCAACTTGATGAGCAGCAGAGGCAACAATCCGATTTACCTCAAAGTTTATCCAACACGAATTCAATTTCTCATCGACAGATGGTCCAACAACAAATGTTGAAGAACAATAATATTCAACAAGGTATTAGGTTTTCTCATCTTCCCCAGCAACATCAAGTACAGCAAAACCTTCAGCGACAATCATCAAGCACGCTTGCTGAATTACCTGGCTTGGTACTTCCTACAGACCCAACGACTAATCTCCTCCAAGCAACACATAGTGATTTATTGGTTCCACCTGGTTGTGGGGTACAGTCTGGGGTTACAGAAGATTTGCCATCTTGCTCGACGTCACCTTCAACTAATTGTTCTAATGTAGCAGCTCAACCAATCACAAGTATTAGGTCTCACCACAGCAGCACTCCCATTGCAGAAGAGGTGGCTCAATCTTCGGCAACTCTTTTGAGCCCTGGGACATTAGAAGCCATGTCAACGAACCCAACAAGTATTAAGGAGCAGCCACAGCAAAAGGCTGACATCAAACCTACATTACCTTTACCCAAGAGTCAGAACCAAGGGATTGTTGGGTCTCAGACATACTTAAATCCCTTGTCCCAGTTGGATTATTTGGaagcatcttcttcagcaacTTCGGTTTGTTTGTCGCAGAATGATGGATCATTACAACCAAACTTCCCTTTATCACCTTTCAATCCACAATCGCTGCTATTTAGAGACAGTAGTCAAGATGTTGATGATCATGTGGATCCAAGAAATAACGTTCTGTTTGGAGTTAACATTGATGGTCCACTGGGAATACCAATGACTCCTGATACATTTCTTGTGAAAGACATGGATCCAGTGAAAGATTTTCAAAATAATCTATGTTCAGAAAACATGTTAACCAATTATGGGAACACCAAAGATATTCAACAGGAGCCATCATCCTCGATAGTTTCTCAGTCGTTTGGTGTTCCAGATATGGCATTCAATTCAATGGACTCTACCATCACTGATAGTGGTTTTCTGAGCAAAGGTCAATGGGGGGCTCCAGCACCTCAGCTTCCTAGGCTGCGCACATTCACCAAG GTATACAAACGTGGCGCTGTTGGTCGATCAATAGATATTGCTCGTTATTCGGGTTACGAAGAGCTTAAACAAGATCTTGCACGTAGATTTGGGATAGAGGGACAACTTGAGGACCGTCAGAGAATAGGCTGGAAACTCGTCTATGTGGACCATGAGAATGATGTCCTGCTAGTTGGAGATGATCCTTGGGA GGAATTTGTAATCTGTGTACGCTGCATTAAGATATTGTCTCCACAAGAAGTACAACAAATGAGCTTGGATGGAGATCTTGGGAACAGTATGCTTTCAAATCAGGCATGCAGTAGCTCAGACGGGGGTAACCCATGGAAGACGACTGGTCAGTATGACCAAAATTCTGGCAACCCTTCTGCTGGGTCGTATGATCACTAG